A segment of the Deltaproteobacteria bacterium genome:
GGCTTGGTATATCAATGTTTCCCCGTGTATGGCTCATAAGTGTGATCTTTATTCTTGTTTTTTGGCTATACTATGAACGGATCATGTTTGCGGAGGAGGAGTTTTTGAGGAGAAAATTCGCCGAAAAATATGAAAAATGGGCCAACCAAACCCCAGCATTTTTCCCAAGGCCGCGAAATTGGGTTCCGAATGTTCTGCCCTTTTCTTTAAGAAATGTTCTCAAGAGAGAATATTCAGGATTATTTGCGGTCATTGTTTCGTTTACATTCCTTGAAATAATTGGGGACTTCTTTGCTGAAGGAGAATTAGAATTGGACCCGATGTGGGTTGCCTTTTTTTTGGGTGGTATGATTGTTTACCTTAGCTTGAGGACTCTAAAGAAGAAGACCAGTTTCTTGAATGTCGCGGGAAGATAAAAGGTCGTTTCCCTTAAGCAATCATCGCCATTGGTTGTCATTTGACACGCTCAGTAGGCAGCTTAGCCATATCTAATCAGATTTCGTTTTCTGCTATGAAACTGGCGTTCTCGAAGAGTCAAGAAGTTTCGATTTCCAAACGATATCTGCATCAGAGCGCCCTTGGGAATGGGTTCCTTTTTTGGCAAGAAAGACGCAGTTTTGAGGTGCCAGTACCACCCACAAAATATGG
Coding sequences within it:
- a CDS encoding isoprenylcysteine carboxylmethyltransferase family protein translates to MALKEEFERVGNWLFRWRSYLPLLLAGIILTGMENFEYPGNSHYWDRIWEFICLSISFFGLVIRSYTIGHAPKGTSERNTRSQEAESLNTTGMYSIVRHPLYLGNFFCWLGISMFPRVWLISVIFILVFWLYYERIMFAEEEFLRRKFAEKYEKWANQTPAFFPRPRNWVPNVLPFSLRNVLKREYSGLFAVIVSFTFLEIIGDFFAEGELELDPMWVAFFLGGMIVYLSLRTLKKKTSFLNVAGR